In a single window of the Argopecten irradians isolate NY unplaced genomic scaffold, Ai_NY scaffold_0329, whole genome shotgun sequence genome:
- the LOC138312466 gene encoding uncharacterized protein encodes MVEEYCHPKTTPDMPVRLAVRMSMAIPGLFQIVTHRPAFHLSQDIYIDGGTLCNYPIHCFDGWWLSMKPEDAFIRRMKDLDQLPITLSNENRFGRRSDKTLGIQVYSETETDTYRFYLEKRAPLHVKPDSALSRREYDDFHEKVSI; translated from the exons ATGGTCGAAGAATACTGTCACCCGAAAACCACACCGGATATGCCTGTTAGACTTGCAGTGCGCATGTCAATGGCAATTCCAG GCTTGTTCCAGATAGTGACACACAGACCGGCCTTTCATTTATCCCAGGATATTTACATTGACGGAGGAACACTTTGTAACTATCCCATACACTGTTTCGATG GTTGGTGGTTGTCTATGAAACCGGAAGACGCTTTTATTCGGCGCATGAAAGACCTTGATCAACTCCCTATAACACTGAGTAATGAGAATAGGTTTGGAAGGCGTTCTGACAAAACCTTAGGGATTCAGGTG taCTCCGAGACCGAAACCGATACCTATAGATTCTACCTAGAGAAACGTGcacctttacatgtaaaacCAGACTCCGCATTAAGCAG ACGGGAATATGATGATTTCCATGAGAAAGTGTCAATATGA